A stretch of the Azorhizobium caulinodans ORS 571 genome encodes the following:
- a CDS encoding MFS transporter → MTDTASPAPRADLVSRAAVILTATMFGLTYSLSAPLIALDLAQRGLSDGLIGANAAMHAVGVLITALILPRLVAKLGPRLLILGSLAASAAVLVAFSQVSAIWLFFVLRVLLGMSAEALFVLSETWINALSTEETRARAMAVYTAALSLGLALGPTILSVLGAQGPTPYLVGAGLALAAGAFILAPFVVAPAYEKPSVGNPLRFAAMAPVAIGATVLNAAVETAGLSFLALYAINLGWGEENATQLISVMMIGAIVLQLPIGWLGDKMDRHKLVIACGALATLGAMLWPLALLHPVSTYTLLFLWGGAFVGIYTLTLTIVGSRFSGGDLVGIYAVMGLTWGGGALVGPLAAGFAMQATTHGLAVFAALACGLFTVAAVLRRSA, encoded by the coding sequence ATGACCGACACCGCCAGCCCTGCCCCGCGCGCCGATCTCGTCTCCCGCGCCGCCGTCATCCTGACGGCCACCATGTTCGGCCTCACCTATTCGCTCAGCGCCCCGCTCATCGCCCTCGATCTCGCCCAGCGGGGCCTCAGCGACGGTCTCATCGGTGCCAATGCGGCCATGCATGCGGTGGGCGTGCTCATCACCGCGCTCATCCTGCCGCGCCTCGTGGCGAAGCTCGGCCCGCGGCTGCTCATCCTCGGTTCGCTCGCCGCCTCGGCTGCCGTTCTCGTGGCCTTCTCGCAGGTTTCCGCCATCTGGCTGTTCTTCGTGCTGCGCGTGCTGCTGGGCATGTCGGCGGAAGCCCTGTTCGTGCTCTCCGAGACCTGGATCAACGCCCTCTCCACGGAGGAGACGCGCGCCCGTGCCATGGCGGTCTATACGGCCGCGCTGTCGCTGGGCCTCGCGCTCGGGCCGACCATCCTCTCCGTGCTCGGTGCGCAGGGCCCAACGCCCTATCTGGTCGGCGCGGGGCTGGCGCTCGCCGCCGGCGCCTTCATCCTCGCCCCCTTCGTGGTGGCACCCGCCTATGAGAAGCCGAGCGTCGGCAACCCTCTGCGCTTCGCCGCCATGGCCCCGGTCGCCATCGGCGCCACCGTGCTCAATGCGGCGGTGGAGACGGCCGGCCTCTCCTTCCTCGCGCTCTATGCCATCAATCTCGGCTGGGGCGAGGAAAACGCCACCCAGCTCATCTCCGTGATGATGATCGGCGCCATCGTCCTGCAACTGCCCATCGGCTGGCTGGGCGACAAGATGGACCGCCACAAGCTGGTGATCGCCTGCGGCGCGCTCGCGACCCTCGGCGCCATGCTCTGGCCATTGGCCCTGCTGCACCCGGTCTCCACCTACACGCTGCTGTTCCTCTGGGGCGGGGCCTTCGTGGGCATCTACACGCTGACGCTGACCATCGTCGGCAGCCGCTTCAGCGGCGGCGACCTCGTGGGCATCTATGCGGTGATGGGGCTCACCTGGGGCGGCGGCGCGCTGGTCGGCCCCTTGGCGGCGGGCTTCGCCATGCAGGCGACGACGCACGGCCTCGCCGTCTTCGCCGCTCTCGCCTGCGGCCTGTTCACCGTCGCGGCGGTGCTGCGCCGGAGCGCCTGA
- a CDS encoding FmdB family zinc ribbon protein yields MPLFSFHCPTCDKDVELLMRFSDTPLCPHCGGTSLERLISRVAPELKSKAIMKAARAQAAREGHLSNYSRSERGG; encoded by the coding sequence ATGCCGTTGTTCAGCTTTCATTGTCCGACATGCGACAAGGACGTCGAACTGCTGATGCGTTTTTCGGATACGCCGCTGTGCCCGCACTGCGGCGGCACGAGCCTCGAGCGGCTCATCTCCCGCGTGGCGCCGGAACTGAAGAGCAAGGCCATCATGAAGGCGGCCCGTGCACAGGCAGCGCGGGAGGGGCACTTGAGCAATTACAGCCGCTCCGAGCGAGGCGGCTGA
- a CDS encoding YcxB family protein: protein MTQPSPAAPVSLPIPLPLTLHINLTLDDMAEATLAAAHPEMARNRQHMLTRGLTVVLAAFIVIMGLSSGFSPTVLFHVVWGTPLLYLLLCMAPIILLWVLHPRLAMRGMRTMLRDGGVREAWAATLQITEEGITSTEPDRTTFVPWHRFRSVDETPRLVVCALWPYESTILPKAAIPADIAPALISWMAAQIAAPAAGATPEIPPAPETAVRVTHSLTPDDYAEALTWQRDQPAARRRTRRHYMLFWVLGSLLLPLFILLLVLTDPRPMEWEKITFLAERMVPDLLRNTLVLGVATFGFYLFRRRMAARAARKMATRNAAQFDAGPITTTFAPDGITIVQGGAMSRYGWPMVMALGETLSHVLVPLRSYGILAILREDLDPAARQRLLDMARAAGVPTTEA, encoded by the coding sequence GTGACCCAGCCCTCCCCTGCCGCTCCCGTTTCCCTGCCAATCCCCCTGCCGTTGACGCTGCACATCAATCTCACGCTGGACGACATGGCCGAGGCCACGCTCGCCGCCGCGCATCCCGAAATGGCCCGCAATCGACAGCACATGCTCACCCGCGGCCTGACCGTGGTGTTGGCTGCCTTCATCGTCATCATGGGCCTCAGCAGCGGCTTTAGCCCGACGGTGCTCTTTCACGTCGTCTGGGGCACGCCGCTCCTCTATCTCCTGCTCTGCATGGCGCCGATCATCCTGCTCTGGGTGCTGCATCCCCGGCTCGCCATGCGGGGCATGCGGACCATGCTCAGGGATGGCGGGGTCCGGGAGGCGTGGGCGGCGACCCTTCAGATCACCGAAGAGGGCATCACCAGCACCGAGCCGGACCGGACCACCTTCGTCCCCTGGCACCGCTTCCGGAGCGTTGACGAGACGCCCCGCCTCGTGGTCTGCGCCCTGTGGCCCTATGAATCGACCATCCTGCCCAAGGCGGCCATTCCCGCAGATATTGCGCCCGCCCTCATCTCCTGGATGGCCGCGCAGATCGCCGCCCCTGCCGCCGGTGCGACGCCCGAAATCCCGCCCGCGCCGGAAACCGCCGTGCGGGTGACTCACAGCCTGACGCCCGACGATTATGCCGAGGCTCTCACATGGCAGCGGGACCAGCCCGCCGCCCGCCGACGGACCCGGCGCCACTATATGCTCTTCTGGGTGCTCGGCAGCCTCCTGCTGCCCCTCTTCATCCTGTTGCTGGTCCTCACCGATCCTCGGCCCATGGAGTGGGAGAAGATCACGTTCCTGGCCGAGCGAATGGTGCCGGACCTGCTCCGCAACACCCTGGTGCTGGGGGTCGCGACCTTCGGCTTTTACCTCTTCCGCCGCCGCATGGCCGCCCGCGCCGCACGCAAGATGGCCACACGCAACGCCGCGCAGTTTGATGCAGGCCCCATCACCACCACGTTCGCGCCGGACGGCATCACCATCGTGCAGGGGGGCGCCATGAGCCGGTACGGCTGGCCCATGGTGATGGCGCTGGGGGAAACGCTCTCGCATGTGCTCGTGCCGCTCCGCAGCTACGGCATTCTCGCCATCCTGCGCGAGGATCTCGATCCCGCGGCCCGGCAACGTCTGCTGGACATGGCCCGCGCCGCCGGTGTGCCCACGACGGAAGCCTGA
- a CDS encoding AI-2E family transporter, with protein MDAFKGQKILIGLIATVVLAAAVSLAQVILAPVVFAIFVIAVVWPVQRRLEQRIGTGLASLLTLLLTLAVIGSIVSMVVWGFSHVAQWTFANAGRFQAIYAQAGDWLEGHGFLLAGSVADHFNVRWLLRALQEISARANSLASFLVVTAVFVVFGLLEADIFVRQVARLPRYGAFLMASGADIASKMQTYMWVRTLMSIATGILVWGFTLASGMELATAWGVIALALNYIPVIGPFTATLLPTVFALVQFESWRMALFVFVVLNVVQFVSGSYLEPRIAGRTLAISPFLVLFAVFFWSFLWGLAGAFIGVPLVIAALTFCAHGTGTRWIADLFSGRAPEAG; from the coding sequence ATGGACGCATTCAAGGGACAGAAGATCCTCATTGGCCTCATCGCGACGGTGGTGCTCGCCGCCGCCGTGTCCCTCGCGCAGGTGATCCTTGCGCCGGTGGTCTTCGCCATCTTCGTCATCGCTGTCGTCTGGCCCGTGCAGCGCCGGCTGGAACAGCGGATCGGAACCGGTCTCGCCTCCCTGCTGACGCTGTTGCTCACGCTGGCGGTGATCGGCTCCATCGTCAGCATGGTGGTCTGGGGCTTCAGCCACGTGGCGCAATGGACCTTCGCCAATGCCGGCCGCTTTCAGGCGATCTATGCGCAGGCGGGCGACTGGCTGGAGGGCCACGGCTTCCTGCTCGCCGGCTCGGTGGCCGACCATTTCAATGTGCGCTGGCTGCTGCGGGCGCTGCAGGAAATCTCCGCCCGGGCCAACAGCCTCGCGAGCTTTCTTGTCGTCACCGCCGTCTTCGTGGTGTTCGGGCTTCTGGAAGCGGACATCTTCGTCCGGCAGGTGGCGCGCCTGCCGCGCTATGGCGCCTTCCTCATGGCCTCGGGCGCTGACATCGCAAGCAAGATGCAGACCTATATGTGGGTCCGCACCCTCATGAGCATTGCCACCGGCATTCTGGTCTGGGGCTTCACGCTGGCCTCCGGCATGGAACTGGCCACCGCCTGGGGCGTGATCGCGCTGGCGCTCAACTACATCCCCGTCATCGGTCCCTTCACCGCCACGCTGCTGCCGACCGTGTTCGCGCTCGTGCAGTTCGAGAGCTGGCGCATGGCCCTCTTCGTTTTCGTCGTGCTCAACGTGGTGCAGTTCGTCTCCGGCAGCTATCTGGAGCCGCGGATCGCCGGACGGACGCTCGCCATCTCGCCCTTCCTCGTGCTGTTCGCGGTCTTCTTCTGGTCTTTCCTGTGGGGTCTGGCCGGCGCCTTCATCGGCGTGCCGCTGGTGATCGCCGCCCTCACCTTCTGCGCCCACGGCACCGGCACGCGCTGGATCGCCGACCTCTTCTCCGGCCGGGCGCCGGAGGCGGGGTGA
- a CDS encoding exopolysaccharide biosynthesis polyprenyl glycosylphosphotransferase — protein MTRWTHGLIRRLVIICDLAMIAMASAIAYAGWQLGPLSRHIVFAVIGALVFVQVLRVGSAYRVEHYTRLLRQMSHIVIGLVPAMVVVVAVDVAVGGSLNRTWRDLLAWAIITFIALMAGRLFLVRPGMAIVSRKALLRRRIALIGERERARAFIARCRADEGSDLVEFIGIFEASSQAPRPDAAPPDADDPPLRGGVADLLALAKSEPVDLVAIVEPWDDARRISALADQMYRIAADVVVDLEPEGFMLHSARLVEIGGQETLQVQQRPLKGSLGLLKTVEDYVVAVIGIILTAPILLAAAIAIALDSPGPVLFRQPRVGLNNKIFNCYKLRTMRTDPQDDGSAGTVKTDPRITRVGAILRRLSIDELPQLWNVLRGEMSIVGPRPHVPNMRVASNVRYEAVDRYVERYRVKPGITGWAQINGMRGGIHTVEKAEQGVELDLYYIENWSIWFDIRIMLLTITRGLAGPSVF, from the coding sequence ATGACACGGTGGACCCATGGCCTGATCAGGCGGCTGGTGATCATCTGCGACCTCGCGATGATCGCCATGGCCAGCGCCATCGCCTATGCGGGCTGGCAGCTCGGGCCGCTCAGCCGGCACATCGTCTTCGCCGTCATCGGCGCGCTCGTCTTCGTGCAGGTGCTGCGGGTGGGCAGTGCCTACCGGGTGGAGCACTACACCCGCCTGCTGCGGCAGATGTCCCATATCGTGATCGGCCTCGTGCCCGCCATGGTCGTCGTCGTGGCGGTGGATGTGGCCGTGGGCGGATCGCTGAACCGCACCTGGCGCGATCTGCTCGCCTGGGCGATCATCACCTTCATCGCGCTGATGGCCGGGCGGCTCTTCCTCGTGCGCCCCGGCATGGCGATCGTCAGCCGAAAAGCCCTGCTGCGCCGGCGGATCGCGCTCATCGGTGAGCGGGAGCGGGCGCGGGCCTTCATTGCCAGGTGCCGCGCGGACGAGGGCAGCGATCTCGTCGAATTCATCGGCATCTTCGAGGCCTCGTCCCAGGCGCCCCGCCCCGATGCCGCCCCGCCCGACGCGGACGACCCGCCCCTGCGCGGGGGCGTGGCCGATCTTCTGGCCCTCGCCAAATCCGAGCCGGTGGATCTCGTGGCCATCGTCGAGCCGTGGGACGATGCCCGGCGCATCAGCGCGCTGGCCGACCAGATGTACCGGATCGCCGCCGATGTGGTGGTGGACCTGGAGCCGGAAGGCTTCATGCTCCATTCCGCCCGCCTCGTGGAGATCGGCGGGCAGGAAACGCTGCAAGTGCAGCAGCGCCCGCTCAAGGGCTCGCTCGGCCTGCTGAAGACGGTGGAGGATTATGTGGTGGCCGTCATCGGCATCATCCTCACCGCGCCCATCCTGCTGGCGGCCGCCATCGCCATCGCCCTCGACTCCCCCGGCCCCGTCCTGTTCCGCCAGCCGCGCGTCGGCCTGAACAACAAGATCTTCAACTGCTACAAGCTGCGCACCATGCGCACCGATCCGCAGGACGACGGCTCTGCGGGCACGGTGAAGACCGATCCCCGGATCACCAGGGTGGGCGCCATCCTGCGGCGCCTGTCCATCGACGAACTGCCGCAGCTCTGGAACGTCCTGCGCGGCGAGATGTCGATTGTGGGGCCGCGTCCGCATGTGCCAAACATGCGGGTGGCGTCCAACGTGCGCTATGAAGCCGTCGACCGCTATGTGGAGCGCTATCGCGTCAAGCCGGGCATCACCGGCTGGGCCCAGATCAACGGCATGCGCGGCGGCATCCACACGGTGGAGAAGGCCGAGCAGGGGGTCGAGCTCGACCTCTATTACATCGAGAACTGGTCCATATGGTTCGACATCAGGATCATGCTGCTGACCATCACGCGGGGCCTCGCCGGGCCGTCCGTCTTCTGA
- a CDS encoding glycosyl hydrolase family 18 protein, producing MVRHQDHAADHHAGPRRAVRLLTPLLALLAGLLPAQAEPGRPFLAYHTSWSETPATTPEETSIARLPGYYTHVALSFVKPDLVYPGGLDLSATGLQYPYSGAVLKDSIALLKARHPAMRVLLSVGGSTYLRWDALNVDALVRLVRDLGADGVDIDYETGQPGCAALPSGRIQCSSDALSVQVVEAIRAALPPPFVVAAAGWSVGAYGEGNFVSARPRSPWTGSMLAMLRSPAGQSLDLVTIMSYDAGPSYRPDEALRAYRAYYKGPLALGIQVQPGTSGGPRFTLDYTVRMLRSVESDPQAGAMLYGLRLAPPGPPGPDNPDYRALSTATCVALRLADCFASVP from the coding sequence ATGGTTCGACATCAGGATCATGCTGCTGACCATCACGCGGGGCCTCGCCGGGCCGTCCGTCTTCTGACGCCGCTCCTCGCCCTGCTGGCCGGCCTGCTGCCGGCGCAAGCGGAGCCGGGACGCCCCTTTCTCGCCTATCACACCAGTTGGTCCGAGACGCCGGCCACGACGCCGGAGGAAACCTCGATCGCGCGGCTTCCGGGCTATTACACCCACGTGGCGCTGAGCTTCGTGAAGCCGGATCTCGTCTATCCGGGCGGGCTCGATCTCTCCGCCACCGGCCTCCAATATCCTTATTCCGGCGCCGTCCTGAAGGATTCCATCGCCCTCCTCAAGGCCCGGCATCCGGCCATGCGGGTGCTGCTTTCGGTGGGCGGCTCCACCTATCTGCGCTGGGACGCTCTCAATGTGGACGCGCTGGTGCGCCTCGTCCGCGACCTCGGCGCCGACGGCGTGGACATCGATTACGAGACCGGCCAGCCGGGCTGCGCGGCGCTGCCGTCGGGCCGCATCCAGTGTTCCAGCGATGCCCTGTCAGTGCAGGTGGTGGAGGCGATCCGCGCGGCGCTGCCCCCGCCCTTCGTCGTCGCCGCCGCGGGCTGGAGCGTCGGGGCCTATGGCGAGGGGAACTTCGTCTCCGCCCGCCCCCGCAGCCCGTGGACCGGCTCCATGCTGGCCATGCTGCGCTCTCCCGCCGGCCAGTCGCTCGATCTCGTGACCATCATGTCCTATGACGCCGGGCCGAGCTATCGGCCGGACGAGGCGCTGCGCGCCTATCGGGCCTATTACAAGGGGCCACTGGCACTCGGCATTCAGGTGCAGCCGGGCACCTCGGGCGGGCCACGCTTCACACTGGATTATACCGTGCGCATGCTCCGCTCAGTGGAGAGCGATCCGCAGGCGGGCGCCATGCTCTACGGGCTCCGCCTCGCGCCGCCCGGCCCGCCGGGGCCGGACAATCCGGACTATCGGGCGCTGTCCACCGCAACCTGCGTCGCACTGCGCCTCGCCGACTGCTTCGCGTCTGTGCCTTAG
- a CDS encoding IS481 family transposase, with amino-acid sequence MNIHKHARMTFHGRVLLAQRITVEGWRTADAAGAAGISVRTAYKWLARFRAGGEAALHDASSAPGRKPRATSGETVAAIEALRRQRLSGPAIAHSLGLARSTVGAILRRIGLSRLAALDEKRPANRYQKAMPGELIHMDTKKLGRIDGIGHRITGDRTRQSNRRGTGWECLHVAIDDASRLAYTEVLPDEKKGTVCAFTARALGWFARHGVVTARLMTDNGSAYKSHDFRDLLRAAGVRHVRTRPYTPRTNGKAERFIQTSLREWAYAVPYTSSRQRTQAMPGWIDTYNLNRPHSAHNGLSPWTRLNNLLGNDI; translated from the coding sequence ATGAACATCCACAAGCATGCCCGCATGACATTCCACGGTCGAGTCCTTCTGGCGCAGCGGATCACGGTGGAAGGCTGGCGTACGGCCGACGCGGCCGGGGCCGCCGGCATCTCGGTCCGCACCGCCTACAAATGGCTGGCCCGCTTTCGGGCGGGCGGCGAAGCGGCCCTTCATGATGCAAGCTCGGCGCCCGGCCGAAAGCCCCGCGCCACGTCGGGCGAGACTGTGGCAGCCATCGAAGCCCTGCGCCGGCAGCGCCTGAGCGGCCCTGCCATCGCCCACAGCCTCGGCCTGGCCCGCTCGACCGTCGGAGCCATCCTGCGCCGGATCGGCCTCTCCCGGCTCGCCGCCCTCGATGAAAAGCGGCCCGCCAACCGCTACCAGAAGGCTATGCCGGGCGAACTCATCCACATGGATACGAAGAAGCTCGGCCGCATCGACGGCATCGGCCACCGCATCACCGGCGACAGAACCAGGCAAAGCAACAGGCGTGGTACCGGCTGGGAATGCCTCCACGTCGCCATCGACGATGCCTCTCGCCTTGCCTACACCGAAGTCCTGCCCGACGAGAAGAAGGGCACCGTCTGCGCATTCACCGCCCGCGCGCTCGGCTGGTTTGCCCGCCACGGCGTCGTCACAGCCCGGCTGATGACCGACAACGGCAGCGCCTACAAGAGCCATGACTTCCGCGATCTGCTCCGCGCTGCCGGCGTCCGTCACGTCCGCACCCGGCCCTATACCCCGCGCACCAACGGCAAGGCCGAGCGCTTCATCCAGACCTCCTTGCGCGAATGGGCCTATGCCGTCCCGTACACCTCCTCACGTCAGAGGACCCAAGCGATGCCGGGCTGGATCGACACCTACAATCTCAACCGGCCCCACTCCGCTCATAACGGCCTCAGCCCATGGACAAGGCTGAACAACCTTCTTGGAAACGACATCTAG
- a CDS encoding FkbM family methyltransferase: protein MLRRLKRLFSEPAFKEAPLAVLGRAAQWAVCAPLGIRPAFSLVPGGGRLRVPADFRYTSVSAFLLRDQVEPELRYIQKFVRPGDIFIDVGANIGLFTVKMAPTAGRVVAVEPGSTAGSLLADNVALNHFSNVAIVRKALSDSVGVASLHHNPLGNDPQAFSLVSDGSDAETEQVPITTLDVMVTEQRLARVDCIKIDVEGAEGQVIAGGMDTLRAYHPAVIFEMNCPTLLKAGGDPAAAWNALQGLGYRFFRLAEDGALLPLASRPGAFCNVVALHPEGRPVA, encoded by the coding sequence ATGCTGCGACGGCTCAAGCGACTGTTCTCTGAACCGGCCTTCAAGGAGGCTCCGCTGGCGGTTCTCGGACGCGCCGCCCAGTGGGCGGTCTGCGCCCCGCTCGGCATCCGCCCGGCCTTCAGCCTCGTGCCCGGCGGCGGCCGGCTGCGCGTGCCGGCGGACTTCCGCTACACCTCCGTCTCCGCCTTCCTGCTGCGGGACCAGGTGGAGCCGGAGCTGCGCTATATCCAGAAGTTCGTGCGGCCCGGGGACATCTTCATCGACGTGGGCGCCAATATCGGCCTCTTCACCGTCAAGATGGCCCCCACCGCCGGGCGCGTCGTGGCGGTGGAGCCCGGCAGCACCGCCGGCAGCCTGCTGGCCGACAATGTGGCCCTGAACCACTTCAGCAACGTCGCCATCGTGCGCAAGGCGCTCTCCGACAGCGTGGGCGTCGCCTCGCTTCATCACAATCCGCTGGGCAACGATCCGCAGGCCTTCTCGCTGGTGAGCGACGGCAGCGATGCGGAGACCGAGCAGGTGCCGATCACCACGCTCGACGTGATGGTGACGGAACAGCGCCTCGCCCGCGTCGACTGCATCAAGATCGATGTGGAGGGCGCAGAGGGGCAGGTGATCGCCGGTGGCATGGACACTCTGCGGGCCTATCATCCGGCGGTCATCTTCGAGATGAACTGCCCGACGTTGCTGAAGGCGGGAGGCGATCCCGCCGCCGCCTGGAACGCCTTGCAGGGGCTCGGCTACCGCTTCTTCCGGCTGGCGGAGGATGGCGCGCTGCTGCCGCTCGCCAGCCGCCCCGGCGCCTTCTGCAACGTCGTCGCCCTGCACCCGGAAGGACGCCCGGTCGCCTGA
- a CDS encoding WecB/TagA/CpsF family glycosyltransferase: MEPLTDISRPLPPVAETVFLGVPISRLDAAEAAALIAARGPGVPFAYAVTPNASHFNLLGEIRDARFQDVYDHAWLRLMDGKVPRAFARKVFGLDLPHCAGSDLTELLFRDHIRPDDAITVIGGGEALRRRLVERFGLTRLAVYDPPMGFMEQPGEAEACVTFVQQHPARYVFFGVGSPRGEYLARMVQQAGAVGTGLCVGGSLNFLTGLVKRAPMVFRTLGVEWLYRLLRNPVRHARRVFIDSMPLLWMVAKAKWNPGAYGMAPTRQRGAP, translated from the coding sequence ATGGAGCCGCTGACGGACATCTCCCGTCCGCTGCCGCCGGTGGCCGAGACGGTCTTTCTCGGAGTGCCGATCTCCCGTCTCGATGCCGCTGAGGCGGCGGCGCTCATCGCCGCACGCGGACCCGGCGTGCCCTTCGCTTATGCGGTCACGCCCAACGCCTCCCATTTCAACCTTCTGGGCGAGATCCGGGATGCCCGCTTCCAGGACGTCTATGACCATGCCTGGCTGCGGCTCATGGACGGCAAGGTGCCGCGCGCCTTTGCCCGCAAGGTCTTCGGCCTCGATCTGCCCCACTGTGCCGGCAGCGACCTGACTGAACTCCTGTTCCGCGACCATATCCGCCCGGACGATGCGATCACGGTGATCGGTGGCGGGGAGGCGTTGCGGCGCCGGCTGGTGGAGCGGTTCGGCCTCACGCGGCTGGCGGTTTATGATCCGCCAATGGGGTTCATGGAACAGCCCGGCGAGGCGGAGGCCTGCGTCACCTTCGTGCAGCAGCATCCGGCGCGCTACGTCTTCTTCGGCGTCGGCTCCCCGCGCGGGGAATATCTGGCGCGGATGGTGCAGCAGGCGGGCGCCGTGGGCACGGGCCTGTGTGTCGGCGGCTCCCTCAACTTCCTCACCGGCCTCGTGAAGCGCGCGCCGATGGTGTTCCGCACCTTGGGCGTCGAGTGGCTCTATCGCCTGCTGCGTAATCCCGTGCGCCATGCCCGGCGGGTGTTCATCGACTCCATGCCGCTACTCTGGATGGTCGCCAAGGCGAAATGGAATCCGGGCGCCTATGGCATGGCCCCGACCCGGCAAAGGGGTGCGCCATGA
- a CDS encoding polysaccharide biosynthesis/export family protein has product MSVPFCGTPEVETHAAGAGPLRAGRRWTMGPALLAAGLALAGCTTTSTNSPQTAIAPPPATYASYAGAAMGIAPPDGSAPMAYAGAPPVTNESGQTPFATGQNISFSQVNPQGFRPWTNVPSVYRLGPGDKLKVKYFVTRDMDEDITVAPDGTIALRSTGQMRVEGMSLAAVQDAVRRASRNDLTDQRVTVALEDAVSARVFVGGMVARPGSYRLSDMRVSALQAILLAGGFTDEARLGQIAIIRRGPNNEPMLRTVNVRDVIETAWDEGNVPLMAGDIIYVPRSSIAELDLWIDQFINKVVPFQRSFSYTLGSYTTNTTGGTTVIP; this is encoded by the coding sequence ATGTCCGTTCCCTTTTGCGGAACGCCCGAGGTCGAGACGCATGCCGCCGGTGCCGGCCCGCTGCGCGCCGGCCGCCGGTGGACCATGGGACCGGCACTCCTCGCCGCCGGGCTGGCGCTTGCCGGCTGCACGACCACTTCCACCAATTCCCCCCAGACCGCCATCGCTCCGCCCCCGGCGACCTATGCGAGCTATGCCGGCGCCGCCATGGGAATCGCGCCGCCGGACGGCAGCGCGCCCATGGCCTATGCGGGCGCGCCGCCGGTCACCAACGAGAGCGGCCAGACGCCCTTTGCGACCGGCCAGAACATCTCCTTCTCCCAGGTGAACCCGCAGGGCTTCCGCCCGTGGACGAATGTCCCGTCCGTGTACCGCCTCGGTCCGGGGGACAAGCTGAAGGTGAAGTATTTCGTCACCCGCGACATGGACGAGGACATCACCGTCGCGCCCGACGGCACCATCGCCCTGCGCTCCACCGGTCAGATGCGCGTGGAGGGTATGTCCCTCGCTGCCGTGCAGGATGCGGTGCGCCGGGCCTCGCGCAACGACCTGACCGACCAGCGCGTGACCGTCGCGCTCGAGGATGCGGTGTCGGCGCGGGTGTTCGTGGGAGGCATGGTGGCGCGTCCCGGCTCCTATCGCCTGAGCGACATGCGCGTGAGCGCCCTGCAGGCCATCCTTCTGGCCGGGGGCTTCACCGACGAGGCAAGACTCGGCCAGATCGCCATCATCCGCCGCGGCCCGAACAACGAGCCCATGCTGCGCACCGTCAACGTGCGCGACGTGATCGAGACGGCCTGGGACGAGGGCAACGTGCCGCTGATGGCGGGCGACATCATCTACGTGCCGCGCAGCTCCATCGCCGAACTGGACCTGTGGATCGACCAGTTCATCAACAAGGTGGTGCCGTTCCAGCGTTCCTTCAGCTACACGCTCGGCAGCTACACCACGAACACCACCGGCGGCACGACGGTCATCCCGTGA